The following are from one region of the Fusarium keratoplasticum isolate Fu6.1 chromosome 4, whole genome shotgun sequence genome:
- a CDS encoding Beta-helix domain-containing protein has protein sequence MKFTSALGGLLLLGSVSASPVADDSSLQARGKCQYKDKTCCAPDKDAIADYGRTGYYPYRQTIYVKAHKSIQAAINKAHAGDKIVVAAGIYAEQITISKDGIELVGKKGAVIVPPKKFKKNTCSGISGPKTEAGICVTGRGVQLEKFITEHRRVLGVKTKTQDVSVSGFEVRKFSGLNIAVVGCKNTRITGNTLTDGGKYGTLTVGSVKTLVQGNKVSNTGLGPIAICMDNFSDVLVKDNNVDNHNVGLCVQTDGADVQYNRVTQSCVGIFVDPGTKKAKIRHNYIGPSNPKCGGAAGIILDGTIGVKVTDNVVEGQHKNQAATAIVLVDDPCPQTGPNVQLSCLKLKGPAIASNNIFIRNTFRDNDLDIFTNTTGKGNVFKCNNCKTSFPILDLCKL, from the exons ATGAAGTTCACATCCGCTCTCGGaggtctcctcctcctcggcagcgtCTCCGCCTCGCCAGTTGCCGACGACTCCAGTCTGCAAG CCCGCGGCAAGTGTCAGtacaaggacaagacctGCTGCGCTCCTGACAaggacgccatcgccgactACGGACGTACCGGCTACTACCCTTACCGTCAGACCATCTACGTCAAGGCACACAAGAGCATCCAGGCcgccatcaacaaggcccATGCCGGTGACAagatcgtcgtcgctgccgGTATCTACGCTGAGCAGATCACCATCAGCAAGGATGGTATTGAGCTCGTCggcaagaagggcgccgTCATTGTTCCTCCCAAGAAGTTCAAGAAGAACACTTGCTCTGGCATTAGCGGTCCCAAGACTGAGGCCGGTATCTGCGTCACTGGTCGTGGTGTCCAGTTGGAGAAGTTCATCACCGAGCATCGCAGAGTCCTCGGtgtcaagaccaagactcAGGATGTTTCCGTGAGTGGCTTTGAGGTCCGAAAGTTCTCTGGCCTCAACATCGCTGTCGTGGGCTGCAAGAACACCCGCATCACTGGCAACACCCTCACCGACGGCGGCAAGTATGGTACTCTTACTGTCGGCTCGGTCAAGACCTTGGTTCAAGGTAACAAGGTCTCTAACACGGGACTTGGACCCATCGCTATCTGCATGGACAACTTCTCCGATGTCTTGGTCAAGGATAACAACGTCGACAACCACAACGTCGGTCTCTGCGTCCAGACCGACGGTGCTGATGTTCAGTACAACAGGGTCACGCAGAGCTGCGTCGGCATCTTTGTTGATCCTGGAACCAAGAAAGCCAAGATCCGTCACAACTACATCGGCCCTTCGAACCCCAAGTGTGGTGGTGCTGCAGGAatcatcctcgacggcaCCATTGGAGTCAAGGTCACCGACAACGTCGTTGAGGGCCAGCACAAGAACCAGGCTGCCACTGCCATCGTTCTCGTCGATGATCCTTGCCCTCAGACTGGCCCTAACGTCCAGCTTTCTTGCCTGAAGCTCAAGGGGCCAGCCATCGCCTCCAACAACATCTTCATTCGCAACACCTTCCGCGACAACGACTTGGATATCTTTACCAACACTACCGGCAAGGGCAACGTGTTTAAGTGCAACAACTGCAAGACCTCGTTCCCTATCCTCGATCTCTGCAAGCTGTAA
- a CDS encoding FAD-binding PCMH-type domain-containing protein: MQLNSRLLLGGLVAFHHVAAQTVVVDGKTVGAYLSMQILIYANEDNVCEAGEAVEGDYLPEEKTQLTDVILSKLTELKLTDASLLAFADGSEAPSQKCKTFPGEEHWPGDVSWRVLDLVTRGAVIRNVPIAAPCYKDYVVYDKDRCSEVIGQWGNSSLHIRDPTSVMSPLYEGLTCPPSEDPSGKCTLGGYPIYSVDARNVAHIQLAVNFARSNNIRLVIKNTGHDFNGRSAGAGALSIWTHRFKTIEFLDERKTSSYCGPALKVGAGVVGAELYEAAEKYDVTAVGGEGLSVGYAGGYLAGGGHSPMSPLYGMGADQVLSIEVVTADGRFITANEEQNTDLFWALRGGGGSTYGVVTSYTVKVYPKIKAAVMSFSFSSADTSYDTFWLAVRAYWELIPTFNDAGNYEYWNIWHTDPETLTFNMVPWFAPGMTLAELKALTKTLFDKWDELGIKFEVTESEHDSYYPAWKAGFPREVIGGAASKTAGRLFPRENLVEKFDATFEALKSVCDKGGQIIGFGITGGPGPYPDNAVNPAWRGSAMWAIAVINWPEDSSREFAAQESKKLTEDWMKPWREVSPGSGAYASEADVTEPDFHQSFYGTKKYERLLGIKDKVDPTSLFYAHEGVGSDRWYVTGQLDGLPTQNGQLCRV; this comes from the exons ATGCAGCTCAACAGCCGTCTATTGCTGGGTGGTCTAGTCGCCTTCCACCACGTGGCTGCCCAGACCgttgttgtcgatggcaaGACAGTCGGTGCGTATCTTTCGATGCAAATATTAATTT ATGCTAATGAGGATAATGTTTGTGAGGCAggcgaggctgtcgaggGTGATTATCTCCCTGAGGAGAAGACCCAATTGACTGATGTCATTCTGTCAAAACTTACTGAGCTCAAACTCACTGATGcctccctcctcgccttTGCTGACGGCTCCGAGGCTCCTTCTCAGAAGTGCAAGACCTTTCCCGGAGAGGAGCACTGGCCGGGCGATGTCAGCTGGCGTGTTCTGGATCTCGTCACTCGAGGTGCTGTTATTAGGAACGTTCCCATTGCGGCGCCATGTTACAAAGACTACGTTGTCTACGATAAGGATCGATGCAGCGAGGTTATCGGGCAATGGGGAAACTCGTCTCTTCA CATAAGGGACCCAACTTCCGTCATGTCTCCTTTATATGAAGGTCTTACATGTCCGCCCAGCGAAGATCCCAGTGGCAAATGCACTCTGGGAGGATACCCAATCTACTCAGTTGATGCTCGCAACGTCGCTCACATTCAGCTGGCCGTCAACTTTGCTCGTTCCAACAATATTCGGTTGGTGATCAAGAACACTGGTCACGACTTCAACGGCCGctctgctggtgctggcgcTCTTTCGATCTGGACTCATCGCTTCAAGACCATCGAGTTCCTTGACGAGCGCAAGACCTCGTCGTACTGTGGTCCAGCCTTGAAGGTTGGTGCCGGAGTCGTTGGAGCCGAGCTTTATGAAGCTGCCGAGAAGTACGATGTTACCGCTGTGGGAGGTGAAGGTCTTAGTGTCGGTTATGCTGGCGGATATCTGGCCGGTGGTGGACACTCGCCTATGTCGCCCCTATATGGCATGGGTGCAGATCAG GTCCTCAGCATCGAAGTCGTCACCGCGGATGGACGTTTTATCACCGCAAACGAGGAGCAAAACACCGATCTCTTCTGGGCTCTCAGaggtggcggcggcagcacTTATGGTGTTGTTACTTCTTACACAGTCAAGGTGTACCCGAAGATAAAAGCTGCTGTTATGTCATTCAGCTTTAGCAGCGCCGACACCTCCTACGACACTTTCTGGCTTGCTGTTCGCGCTTATTGGGAACTCATCCCGACTTTCAATGATGCTGGAAACTACGAATACTGGAACATTTGGCATACCGACCCTGAGACTCTGACATTTAACATGGTTCCTTGGTTTGCGCCCGGCATGACTCTTGCGGAGTTGAAGGCTCTGACCAAGACACTCTTCGACAAGTGGGATGAGTTGGGCATTAAGTTTGAAGTTACCGAGTCGGAACATGATAGTTACTATCCTGCCTGGAAGGCTGGCTTCCCTCGTGAGGTCATTGGAGGAGCTGCTTCCAAGACGGCCGGGCGTCTTTTCCCCAG GGAAAACTTGGTAGAAAAGTTCGACGCGACCTTTGAGGCCCTGAAGAGCGTGTGCGACAAGGGTGGACAGATTATCGGCTTCGGCATCACTGGTGGTCCCGGACCCTATCCTGACAACGCTGTCAACCCTGCCTGGCGAGGTTCTGCAATGTGGGCGATCGCCGTCATCAACTGGCCCGAGGATAGCTCTAGAGAATTCGCCGCCCAAGAGAGCAAGAAGCTGACAGAGGACTGGATGAAGCCTTGGCGAGAGGTTTCCCCTGGCAGTGGTGCGTACGCTTCGGAAGCGGATGTGACAGAACCCGATTTTCACCAGTCCTTTTATGGAACCAAGAAGTATGAGAGGCTTCTTGGTATCAAGGATAAGGTTGATCCAACTAGTCTCTTTTACGCGCATGAGGGTGTTGGCAGTGATCGTTGGTATGTCACTGGTCAACTCGACGGACTTCCGACGCAGAATGGGCAGCTCTGCAGGGTTTGA